The following is a genomic window from Aminivibrio pyruvatiphilus.
GTCGTTGAAGGCGATGTGGCCGTTCTCCCCGATGCCGATGAAGGCCACGTCCACGGGGGCTTTGGATATTTCCTCCGACAGGGCCTTCATGTTCTTCTCCACACCGCCCTCCCAGTTGACGAAATGGACCTTCCCGGGGTTCACCTTCGAGACGAACCGCTCCTGCAGGTACCGGCGGAAGCTTGCCCCATGGCTTTCGGGCAGGCCCACGTACTCGTCCAGGTGGAACATCTCCACCTTTGACCAGTCCACGGGGTGGGAGACAAGCTCCCGGAGGGTGCCGAACTGGGACGCTCCCGTGGAAAGCATCAGCCGGGCCCGGCCCTTTTCCTCCACGGTTTTCCGGAGCAGTTCGGCGCCCCGCTTTGCCGCCGCGGCGGCGAGTTCGTCGGGCGTGTCGAAGACAAGAATGTTCATTATACCCTCCTGCCGGCGCTAGAGCTTTACCCTCTCGCCCTTTTCGGCGGAGAGGTAGCCCGCGTAGGTGATCTTTATGGTTTCGTAGGCGAGGTCGAGCCCGGAGAGGGGCTGCCTGCCCGTGGCCACGCACTCCATGAAGTCCTGGGCTTCCTGGAGGTACCCCCGGGCGGATTCTTCGTCCAGCAGGACGTACTGCCAGCCCGCGGTGGTCTCCACCTTTTCGGTGAGATAGACGTCCTTCAGCACGGAGGCGTCGGCGGCGTAGGTCATCATGCCGTTGTTGGGGGCGATGTTGCAGACCAGGGTTCCCGTGTTGGTGTTGAACTCGATGAGGTTCCGCACGCCCCCGGTGACGAAGTCGCCCGAGAAGATGGTGGCCTTGGTGCCGTCGCCGAAGGTGAGGGAGAGCATGGACCAGTCCTCCACGTCCACGGGATTTGCGGCGATGAACCTCCGCTCTTCCTTCGTGAGCTTTTCCGTGACCACGCCGGTGTCGCACACCACGCTCTCCACGGAGAAGGCTTCTCCCCTGGCCTTCGCTTCCGTCATCTTGAGGTGAAGGACCGCCGACAGGGGGTGGCACCCCTGACGGATCATGGAGCCTCCGCCCGTCTGGGCCCACTCGGCGGCGTGCCAGGCGTGGGAGCCGCTGTGGCTTTCCTCGGCCTTGAGGAAGAGAATCTTGTCCCCCGTTTTCTTCAGTATTTCCGAAGCCTTGGCCACGGCGGGGGCGTAGACCCAGTCCTCGGCGTAGCAGAAGAGCCTGCCGCTTTTCCGGACGATGCCGGCGGTCCGCTCCATTCCCTCGAGGACGGCGTCGTACATCTTTCGCTTGCAGACCTTCCCCACGGGCTGCACGTCTCCCGGAACGCCGAAGTAGCCGGTGAAGGGCTTTTCGGAGATCACGTGCTTGCCGGCGGAAAGGAACTCCTCGATCATGACGGCGTGGAGCTGGGGCGGGGTGCAGATGTCCACCACGTCGATGTCGGGGTCTTTCATGAGGTCATGGTAGTCGGAGTACACCTTCGGGATGCCATAGGCGGCGGCGAAGTCCTTCGTGGTGTCGCTCCGGGCGCAGACAGCCTCCACCGAGGCCTGGAGCCCGTAGACCCGCTTGTAGGACTCCAGGTGGATGCGGGAGATGAATCCCGCGCCGACCATTCCGATTCTCACTTTTTTCATGAGGTTTCTTCCTCCTTCGTTATTTTTTCAGGCTCCGGAGCATCTTCCGGAAGAGGGTGCTTCTGCCGAGGACGACGGCGAAGGTGAGCAGCCAGAGGATGATGGAGATGGGGCGGGTGAAGAAGGGGGACAGGTCACCCCCGGTGATGATCATGGCCCGCCGGAAGTTGTCGTCCGCCATGGGGCCGAGGATGAAGCCCAGGACCATGGGGGCGGCGGGAAAGTCGTTGCGGCGCATGAAGTACCCCAGGATGCCGAAGAGGAACATGAGGTACACGTCGAAGAGCCGTCCGCTCACCGCGAAGGAGCCCACGCAGCAGAGGGTGAAGACCACGGGCATGAGGATCATCCGGGGCACCTGGAGCACCTTCACCAGGGGGCGGACCAGGGAGAGGCCCAGGACCGTCATGGCGATGGTGGACAGCAGGAAGATGGCGGTGACGGTACCGATGAAGAAGGGCTGCTCGATGGGCAGCAGGGGCCCGGGGCGGATGCCGTGGAGCCACATGGCGGCCAGGAGGACCGCGGCCGGGGCGCTTCCGGGAACGGCGAGGGTGAGCACCGGGATGACGGCCCCGCCGATGCAGGCGTTGTTCGCCGTCTCGGCGGCGATGAGCCCCTCATGGGACCCCTTGCCGAACTCCTCGGGATGGTCGCTGAACCGCTTGGCGGTGTCGTAGGCGATCCAGGAGGCCGTGTCCTCCCCCACGCCGGGGATGGCCCCCACGAGAACGCCGATGATCCCGGAACGGATTATGGTCTTCCAGTACCGGAAGAGGTCCCGGAGGGGCGGGATAACCTGCCGGACCTTCGTGCGGACGGTGTAGTCCCGGGGGCGCTGCATGACCTCGATGATCTCCCCCACGCCGTAGGCTCCCACGAGGACGGGGATGAGGGATAGGCCGCCCATGAGCTGGAGCTGGCCGAAGGTGAAGCGCGGAAGGGCCTGTATGGGGTCCTGCCCCACCTGGGAGAGCAGCAGCCCCGCAATGCCGGCGATCCACCCCTTCAGGGGGTCTTTGGGGGCGGTGAGGTTGCCGCAGATGACGATGCCGAAGATGGAGAGGACGAAGAACTCCCACGAGCCGAACTGGAGGGCGATCTTTCCCAGGAGGGGCGAGAAGACGGCGAGGCAGACCAGGCCGAAGAAGGTGCCGATCCCCGAGGAGGTGGTGGCCAGGCCGATGGCGTACCCGGCCTCGCCCCTGCGGGCGAGGGGGTTGCCGTCGATGCAGGTGGCGGCGTTGGCGGGCGTTCCCGGTATGTTGAGCAGGATGGCCGACCGGCTGCCCCCGTAGATGGACCCCACGTAGGTGGAGATGAGGACCACCATGGCCTGCTCGGGCATGAAGCGGAAGGTGAGGCCCGTGAGGAGGGCCACTCCCATGGTGGCCGTGAGGCCCGGGAGCATGCCGACGATGATGCCGAACCCGGTGGCCCAGAAGGCGTTGAAGATGCTGGTCGGGTTCATCAGTTCCAGAAATTCGGAGAACAGGACGGAAATGGACATGGCGGCATCCCTCCCTCAGGGCAGAAAGACGGCGAAGATTTTGTAGAAGACGAACCAGATGGAAACGGACGCGGTTCCGCCGATGAAGAGGGCCTTCAGGATGCCCGCGCCCCGGAAGAGGAGAATGAAGCCGGTGATGAAGGCGGCCGTGGCCGCCATGTAGGGCACCCGTCCGAGGAGCAGCACGTAGGCGCAGCAGAGGGCCACGGTCAGTACCGCCCGAGGCCCTTCTTTTTGCATCCAGGCAGGGCGGGCCGTCTCTCCTCCGCTGCCGTTCTCTTCGTCCTCTTCGGGGCAGAGAAGGGGGTTTTCGCCTGCGGCGAGCCGGGCGTAGAAATCGGGCTCCTTCCGGGACCGGATGACCAGGCGGAGGCCGCACAGGGCGATGAGGACGGCCAGGATGGCGGGGACGAGGCCGGGGGCGCCGAACCAGTCGTACCCCGTGTCCTTCCAGGGCAGAAGCAGGCTGCCGGCGAAAAAGGCCGCTCCCGTGAGGACAAGGGCGATGCCGGACGTCAGGTCTTTCTTTTCCATGGGCGTACCTCCGCGGGGAAGGGTGGGAAAAAGGAGGGGGGACATGCGCCCCCCTCCTGCCGGGTGATCTGTTTTAGGGCTTGGGGATTCCGTACTGGTCCGGGGAGTTCTTGATGACGCCGGATTCGAAGAGGAGCCAGCAGACCCTGGAGGCCTTGACCTCCATCTCCTTCTCCGCTTCCTCTCCGTAGAGGGTCACTACCTTGGACCCCCTGTCCGCGGCGAACTTCTTTATGGCGTCCGAGGCGGCGGCGGTCTTGAAAGCGGCGGTTATGGCCTCCTTCGCGTCCGCGGGGATGTCCTTGGGAAGGAAGAATCCGAACCGGTTCCCCACGCTGGGGAAGTCGGGAAGCCACTTGGTGATGGGCGGGATGGCGCCGTAGCCCTCCACGTCGAGGGGCTCGCCGTCCATGACGGCCAGGGCCTTGAGCTGCTTCGCCCGGAGCATTTCGGTCACTTCCATGGAGAGCTGCATGATGGCCTCCACCTCTCCCTTGACAGTGGCCGTCACCGCGGGGGCTCCGCCCTGGTAGGGAACGTGCCGGTACTCGAGGCCGGTGCCCATGCGGAAGAACTCCGCGGCCTGGTGGCCGCCGCTGCCGGTGCCCGCCGAGGAGACGGTGACCGGACGGGCCTTCATGGCATCCATGAGATCCTTCAGGTCGTTGAAGGGCGAGTTGGCGGGAACGCAGATGACGTTGGGCGTGAAGACCGCCATGAAGGAGGCGTAGTCCTTGTGGCTCTGCTTCAGCATGTCGAGGGCCTGGTAGGTGACGATGCTGCCGTCGGCGTTGGCCGACCATGTGTAGCCGTCCCGGGCCGCGTCGAACATGGCCTGGGTTCCGATGGCGCCTGCGCCGCCGGGGGTGTTGGTGACCGAGAGGCGGGTTCCGAGCAGTTTTTCCATTTCAGCGGCGAGGGTACGGGCGGTGAGGTCCGACGCGCCGCCGGGGCTCCAGGGGACGATGACGTTCACAGGTTTTTCCGGCCACGCGGCGAAAGCCGCGCCGGAAACCGCAAGGATCAGGACAAGGACCGTCATGGCGCTGATGAAGCGGATACTTTTCATCTTCTTCAATCCCTCCTGTGCAGTAAGATCTGTCAAAACATTCTACACTTTAAAATTTGCCCGTGTCAACGGCGGGGGCCCTTTCCACCCCCGGTGCCTTCCTCCGTTTCTGCGGCGGGTTGGCCGCCCTTTTCCGGAAGAAAACCCTGCCCGGTCTTTTTTTTCTTGTTAAAAACTATTATTAGAGTTATAATTTTTATAACGTTTTCAAAAGGCCAGCGGTGATGCATCGCCGCTGGTACATTTATGTGTATCGAGGAGCGTGGATATTGCAATGATACGGCGTTTTCTTCGTTTTACGGCAGCTGCGGCACTTGTTGGTGCGCTTGCCCTTCCTCTCGGGGCGGCCGAGCTTCCGAGGGTGAGCCTCGGGTACATTTTCACGACCCACCAGCAGCCTATCATGGTGGCTATGGCGAAGGGCGAGGCTTTCGAGCCCCTGGGAACATACCTCAAGCCCGTGGTGGAGAAAGAACGGTACGATCTGATCGCAGACGGCGCACCGGTGGCACGGCTCACCATCGTGGTGACGAAGAGCGGCTCGGAGATGGCCACACTCTTCGCTCAGAACCACCTGAACATAGGGCTCGGCTCCCTTCCGGCGATGATGTCTTCCATTGACGGCGGTACGCCGATCAAAGTGCTCTGCCCTGTCCATACCGAGGGCATGGGGTTCGTGGTCGCCTCCGACAGCCCGGTGAAGGACTGGGATTCCCTTCTCGCGGCAATCCGCGGCGGGTCGAAGCCCTACCGCATAGGCTATCATTCACCCACCAGCGCACCGAAGATCGTCCTCGAAGGCGCGCTTCTGGAAGCCGGGCTGAAACTCACCCACGACGGAGCGGACCTCTCGGCGAACGTGCTGCTCGTGGACCTCAAGTCGACGGGAAATCTCGCCCCCGCACTGACCAGCGGCCAGGTGGACGCATGGGTCGGCCCGGACCCCTTCCCTGCGGTGGCTGAAGTCCGGAAAACAGGCAGAATCGTCTTCGACCTCAGGGAACTTCCTCCCGCAGGACGGTGGTCCAGCTTCCCCTGCTGCGTGGCGGCCGCCAGAACGGATTTTCTGGCCGACCACCCCGAAGTCGCCCGAGCCGTGGTGAAACTGCTCACCGCCGCCTCGGAATGGAGCAACACGAACCCCCAGGAAGCCGGGCTCATCGGCGCCCGGTGGATCGGCATTCCCGAAGAAGCCACTGAGCACTCCACCATCGCCTACGGCACCGAGCCCAGCGATTCATGGCTCAAGGGCGCCGGAGTCTACCTCGACGTGCTGAACGGCATGAACAGCTTCAAGGGCTCTCTGAAGGGAAAGACCCTCGAAGAGGCTGTTCCGCTGGTTTTCGACTTTTCATTCAACAAATAATCACCGGAAGAATCTCGAATTTCCGGTTTCCCCCGCGCAGGGAAGATTCCCTTTTTCTCACTTGAGGGGGTCTTCCCTGCGCCCGTGGAGACAGAAAGGATTTGGACCTATGCGGCATCTGAAAGCGGTTTTCGTTTCTCTTTTCGTTCCTGCGCTCTTTTTGATCCTGTGGGCGTACATGGCGGAACGGACAGGCAATGATGTTATTCTTCCCCCGATCGGACAGGTTGCGGCCCACTTCGCATCGCCCGGAACCCCCTTGATCGGCATGGGGTCCCTCGTCTCCAACATCCTTATCAGCATGCTCCGCGTGCTCGTCGGATATTCCGCGGCGGTTCTCCTGGCCGTTCCCGCCGGGTTGCT
Proteins encoded in this region:
- a CDS encoding tripartite tricarboxylate transporter TctB family protein — its product is MEKKDLTSGIALVLTGAAFFAGSLLLPWKDTGYDWFGAPGLVPAILAVLIALCGLRLVIRSRKEPDFYARLAAGENPLLCPEEDEENGSGGETARPAWMQKEGPRAVLTVALCCAYVLLLGRVPYMAATAAFITGFILLFRGAGILKALFIGGTASVSIWFVFYKIFAVFLP
- a CDS encoding Bug family tripartite tricarboxylate transporter substrate binding protein, with product MKSIRFISAMTVLVLILAVSGAAFAAWPEKPVNVIVPWSPGGASDLTARTLAAEMEKLLGTRLSVTNTPGGAGAIGTQAMFDAARDGYTWSANADGSIVTYQALDMLKQSHKDYASFMAVFTPNVICVPANSPFNDLKDLMDAMKARPVTVSSAGTGSGGHQAAEFFRMGTGLEYRHVPYQGGAPAVTATVKGEVEAIMQLSMEVTEMLRAKQLKALAVMDGEPLDVEGYGAIPPITKWLPDFPSVGNRFGFFLPKDIPADAKEAITAAFKTAAASDAIKKFAADRGSKVVTLYGEEAEKEMEVKASRVCWLLFESGVIKNSPDQYGIPKP
- a CDS encoding ABC transporter substrate-binding protein, with protein sequence MIRRFLRFTAAAALVGALALPLGAAELPRVSLGYIFTTHQQPIMVAMAKGEAFEPLGTYLKPVVEKERYDLIADGAPVARLTIVVTKSGSEMATLFAQNHLNIGLGSLPAMMSSIDGGTPIKVLCPVHTEGMGFVVASDSPVKDWDSLLAAIRGGSKPYRIGYHSPTSAPKIVLEGALLEAGLKLTHDGADLSANVLLVDLKSTGNLAPALTSGQVDAWVGPDPFPAVAEVRKTGRIVFDLRELPPAGRWSSFPCCVAAARTDFLADHPEVARAVVKLLTAASEWSNTNPQEAGLIGARWIGIPEEATEHSTIAYGTEPSDSWLKGAGVYLDVLNGMNSFKGSLKGKTLEEAVPLVFDFSFNK
- a CDS encoding Gfo/Idh/MocA family protein — its product is MKKVRIGMVGAGFISRIHLESYKRVYGLQASVEAVCARSDTTKDFAAAYGIPKVYSDYHDLMKDPDIDVVDICTPPQLHAVMIEEFLSAGKHVISEKPFTGYFGVPGDVQPVGKVCKRKMYDAVLEGMERTAGIVRKSGRLFCYAEDWVYAPAVAKASEILKKTGDKILFLKAEESHSGSHAWHAAEWAQTGGGSMIRQGCHPLSAVLHLKMTEAKARGEAFSVESVVCDTGVVTEKLTKEERRFIAANPVDVEDWSMLSLTFGDGTKATIFSGDFVTGGVRNLIEFNTNTGTLVCNIAPNNGMMTYAADASVLKDVYLTEKVETTAGWQYVLLDEESARGYLQEAQDFMECVATGRQPLSGLDLAYETIKITYAGYLSAEKGERVKL
- a CDS encoding tripartite tricarboxylate transporter permease yields the protein MSISVLFSEFLELMNPTSIFNAFWATGFGIIVGMLPGLTATMGVALLTGLTFRFMPEQAMVVLISTYVGSIYGGSRSAILLNIPGTPANAATCIDGNPLARRGEAGYAIGLATTSSGIGTFFGLVCLAVFSPLLGKIALQFGSWEFFVLSIFGIVICGNLTAPKDPLKGWIAGIAGLLLSQVGQDPIQALPRFTFGQLQLMGGLSLIPVLVGAYGVGEIIEVMQRPRDYTVRTKVRQVIPPLRDLFRYWKTIIRSGIIGVLVGAIPGVGEDTASWIAYDTAKRFSDHPEEFGKGSHEGLIAAETANNACIGGAVIPVLTLAVPGSAPAAVLLAAMWLHGIRPGPLLPIEQPFFIGTVTAIFLLSTIAMTVLGLSLVRPLVKVLQVPRMILMPVVFTLCCVGSFAVSGRLFDVYLMFLFGILGYFMRRNDFPAAPMVLGFILGPMADDNFRRAMIITGGDLSPFFTRPISIILWLLTFAVVLGRSTLFRKMLRSLKK
- a CDS encoding glucosamine-6-phosphate deaminase; the encoded protein is MNILVFDTPDELAAAAAKRGAELLRKTVEEKGRARLMLSTGASQFGTLRELVSHPVDWSKVEMFHLDEYVGLPESHGASFRRYLQERFVSKVNPGKVHFVNWEGGVEKNMKALSEEISKAPVDVAFIGIGENGHIAFNDPPADFETEEPFLLVTLDDACRRQQVGEGWFPASDDVPEQAITASVRQILACRTILVSVPFRVKAEAVRKTLESPVDPAVPASILKTHPDVTLYLDRESASLAGGYLPDRFR